One window of the Prionailurus bengalensis isolate Pbe53 chromosome E1, Fcat_Pben_1.1_paternal_pri, whole genome shotgun sequence genome contains the following:
- the MED11 gene encoding mediator of RNA polymerase II transcription subunit 11, with amino-acid sequence MATYSLANERLRALEDIEREIGAILQNAGTVILELSKEKSNERLLDRQAAAFTASVQHVEAELSAQIRYLTQVATGQPHEGSSYSSRKDCQMALKRVDYARLKLSDVARTCEQMLEN; translated from the exons ATGGCGACCTACAGCCTGGCGAACGAGAGGCTGCGCGCCCTGGAAGACATCGAGCGGGAAATCGGCGCCATTCTCCAGAATGCAG GTACCGTGATCCTGGAATTGTCCAAGGAGAAAAGCAACGAGCGGCTCTTGGACCGGCAGGCGGCGGCCTTCACGGCGTCGGTGCAACACGTGGAAGCGGAGCTGTCGGCTCAGATCCGGTACCTCACCCAG GTGGCCACGGGGCAGCCCCATGAGGGTTCCAGCTACTCTTCGAGGAAGGACTGTCAGATGGCCCTGAAGCGAGTGGACTACGCTCGCCTCAAGCTCAGTGATGTGGCCCGAACCTGTGAGCAGATGCTGGAAAACTAG